In Thiothrix unzii, the sequence GGTGAAACCCAGCGATGCGGAATTGGCGAAACGCAAGGCAGAAGATGCGCAATTTACCGAACTCGAATGGGAAAACCTAGAGTTGCCGGGACAGGGTTTGGCGGATATTTTGAAGAAATATCAACCGCAGATTGATGCGATTCCCGAAGGTGATCCGTCCGAAGACGCTGTGTTAGAAAAGATGCAGGCGGAACTCAATATGGCTCCGGTGAACCCCGCGCTTAACGGCAAACAGGTGAAAATTCCGGGTTTCATTTCGCCGTTGGAAGTGGACGAAAAGCAAGGTGTGGTGAAAGAGTTTTTGCTCGTGCCTTACTTCGGGGCGTGTATCCATGTGCCGCCGCCGCCGTTGAACCAAACGCTGTTGGTGCAACCGCTGCCCGGAAAAAGCGTGGGGATGGAACGCATGTACGAACCGGTGTGGGTTTTCGGTACATTAACGGCGGAAAGAGTTAAAACTGACCTTGCCGAAGCAGGTTATCAACTCAAAGACGCACGGGTAGAAATGTGGCAAGAACCCGCCGCGCCCGCACCTGTGGCACAACCCACCAAACCGTAACGCTAGCGGTGTGGTAGGCG encodes:
- a CDS encoding DUF3299 domain-containing protein, giving the protein MKTKILACLLLTMGLTGCGEEKQVAPATPPAQTALPPEAPAIGTSIQALVKPSDAELAKRKAEDAQFTELEWENLELPGQGLADILKKYQPQIDAIPEGDPSEDAVLEKMQAELNMAPVNPALNGKQVKIPGFISPLEVDEKQGVVKEFLLVPYFGACIHVPPPPLNQTLLVQPLPGKSVGMERMYEPVWVFGTLTAERVKTDLAEAGYQLKDARVEMWQEPAAPAPVAQPTKP